From one Bos javanicus breed banteng chromosome 15, ARS-OSU_banteng_1.0, whole genome shotgun sequence genomic stretch:
- the LOC133261203 gene encoding olfactory receptor 5P1-like, which yields MKFRNLTSVTEFILWELTEDPTLCVFLVIFLGIYAVTLVGNISIIILIRNCFQLHTPMYLFLSHLAFVDSGCTTSVTPMMLIGFLKQGVTFTAAGCEAQLCFVVMFGTAECFLMAAMAYDRYVAICLPLLYSTHMSPRVCVLLVGVSYLRGCVNACTFASCLLTLSFCGPTQVDHFFCDFSPLLKLSCSDVSTIEIIPSMSSGPIIVVTVSVIALSYICILNTILKMRSTEGRHKAFSTCTSHLTAVTLYYGTITFIYVMPKSSYSTEQNRVVSVFYTGVIPRLTPLIDSLRNRDVKEALRKASVRLYS from the exons ATGAAGTTTAGAAACCTCACCAGTGTGACAGAGTTCATCCTTTGGGAGTTAACAGAGGATCCTACACTTTGTGTCTTTTTGGTGATATTTCTAGGAAtct atgctgTCACCTTAGTAGGCAAtatcagcataattattttaataaggaaCTGTTTCCAGCTTCACACTCCAATGTACCTCTTCCTCAGTCATTTGGCTTTTGTGGACAGTGGGTGTACCACATCCGTCACACCTATGATGCTTATAGGATTCCTGAAACAAGGAGTGACCTTCACTGCTGCTGGCTGTGAAGCCCAACTGTGTTTTGTGGTCATGTTTGGGACAGCTGAGTGCTTCCTAATGGCTGCCATGGCCTATGACCGGTATGTGGCCATCTGCTTACCCCTGCTCTACTCCACCCACATGTCCCCCAGAGTCTGTGTTCTCTTGGTTGGGGTATCCTACCTGCGTGGGTGTGTCAATGCTTGTACATTTGCTAGTTGCTTACTGACTCTGTCTTTCTGTGGGCCAACACAGGTAGACCACTTTTTCTGTGACTTCTCCCCTCTGTTGAAACTTTCCTGCTCAGATGTCTCCACTATTGAAATTATCCCTTCCATGTCCTCTGGACCTATCATTGTGGTCACAGTGTCTGTCATAGCTCTCTCTTACATCTGCATCCTCAACACCATCCTGAAGATGCGCTCCACTGAAGGGAGACAcaaggccttctccacctgcacCTCTCACCTCACTGCAGTCACTCTCTACTATGGAACAATTACCTTCATTTATGTGATGCCCAAATCCAGCTACTCAACTGAGCAGAACAGGGTAGTGTCTGTGTTCTACACAGGGGTGATCCCCAGATTGACCCCCCTCATTGACAGTCTGAGGAACAGAGATGTAAAGGAGGCCCTGAGAAAGGCAAGTGTCAGACTATACTCTTAG